In Pseudomonas fluorescens, one genomic interval encodes:
- a CDS encoding heme biosynthesis protein HemY, producing the protein MKRLYVIVFLVIAATAALGLAIAEHSGYVLIAYKSFRYEASLWATLGLIAVLWLLIWGIKALVELVMASSGVVNPWSRRNRSRRVQVAIEHGQLDLAEGRWASAQRHLSRAAEAERQPLLYYLGAARAANEQGKYEECDQLLERALERQPQAELAIALSHSQLQTDRGDTDGALVTLQAMHERHPHNVQTLRQLQRLHQQRGDWSAVIRLLPELRKDKALPAAELAELERRAWGNNLSLAAHRDEDGKVGLQSLTRAWEQLTSAQRQEPALVLAYAEQLRQLGAQVEAEEILRSALKRKYDSHLARQYGLVRGSDPARQLQAAEGWLKEHPADPSLLLTLGRLCLQASLWGKARDYLESSLRVQRNPEACAELARLLAQLGDTERSNQLFQEGLGLLDERLLAAPLPVPVHA; encoded by the coding sequence ATGAAACGCCTGTATGTGATCGTGTTTCTGGTGATCGCGGCGACGGCGGCACTGGGCCTGGCGATTGCCGAGCACTCCGGGTACGTGTTGATTGCCTACAAGAGCTTCCGCTACGAGGCCAGTCTGTGGGCCACGCTGGGCCTGATCGCGGTGTTGTGGCTGCTGATCTGGGGCATCAAGGCCTTGGTCGAGCTGGTCATGGCCTCCAGTGGCGTGGTCAATCCGTGGTCGCGCCGCAACCGCAGCCGGCGGGTGCAGGTGGCCATCGAACACGGGCAGCTGGATCTGGCCGAAGGTCGCTGGGCCAGCGCGCAACGTCATCTGTCTCGCGCCGCCGAGGCCGAGCGCCAGCCGCTGTTGTATTACCTCGGCGCGGCACGCGCGGCCAACGAACAAGGCAAGTACGAAGAGTGTGATCAGTTGCTTGAACGTGCGCTGGAGCGCCAGCCGCAGGCCGAATTGGCGATTGCCTTGAGCCATTCGCAGTTGCAGACCGATCGTGGTGACACCGACGGCGCTCTGGTGACCCTGCAGGCGATGCACGAACGGCATCCGCATAACGTGCAGACCCTGCGTCAGTTGCAGCGTCTGCATCAGCAGCGCGGCGACTGGTCGGCGGTGATTCGCCTGTTGCCGGAGCTGCGCAAGGACAAGGCTTTGCCTGCGGCCGAACTGGCTGAACTGGAGCGGCGTGCCTGGGGTAACAACCTGTCCCTGGCGGCGCATCGGGACGAGGACGGCAAGGTCGGTCTGCAGTCACTCACTCGTGCCTGGGAGCAGTTGACCTCCGCGCAGCGTCAGGAGCCGGCGCTGGTGCTGGCATACGCCGAGCAATTGCGTCAGTTGGGTGCTCAGGTCGAAGCTGAAGAAATCCTGCGCAGCGCCCTCAAGCGCAAGTACGACAGCCATCTCGCGCGTCAGTATGGCCTGGTGCGCGGCAGCGATCCGGCGCGTCAGTTGCAGGCCGCTGAAGGCTGGCTCAAGGAGCATCCAGCGGATCCGAGCCTGTTGCTGACCCTCGGTCGTCTCTGTCTGCAAGCCAGCTTGTGGGGCAAGGCACGGGATTACCTGGAAAGCAGTCTGCGAGTGCAGCGTAACCCGGAAGCCTGCGCCGAGCTGGCACGTCTGCTTGCGCAACTGGGTGACACCGAGCGCAGTAACCAGCTGTTCCAGGAGGGTCTCGGATTGCTGGATGAGCGTCTGCTGGCCGCGCCGTTGCCGGTGCCGGTTCACGCCTGA
- a CDS encoding uroporphyrinogen-III C-methyltransferase, translating into MSETALPKDDVQPVIDAQVETPPPAKEPRRGNGLAIVALLLGAAGVAIGGWGVWQVRHLQSNTAQQSDQVQALNDQAQSLKLNEQRLTERLAQLPGADELAERQRLVTQLQGDQQRLNQRLETVLGASRKDWRLAEAEHLLRLASLRLSALQDISSAQALVQGADEILREQNDPGSFAAREQVAKTLVALRSTEQPDRTGLFLRIGALRDQVIELTELAPEYKDRGESLLGLTADGDGASRWAQWWDQVSRYIRIDFNADKNVKPLLAGQSLSQVRLALSLALEQAQWAALNGQAPVYTQALTEARDVLKGNFNPDNPQSKIMLEQVAELSQQPVTVKTPDLTGTLSAVQAYLERRNVNAEESVKPFAKPAANTAQETTP; encoded by the coding sequence GTGAGCGAAACAGCCTTGCCTAAAGATGATGTCCAGCCTGTGATCGATGCCCAGGTTGAAACTCCACCGCCGGCCAAAGAGCCGCGCCGAGGCAACGGACTGGCCATTGTCGCCCTGTTGCTCGGCGCTGCCGGCGTGGCGATCGGTGGCTGGGGTGTCTGGCAGGTGCGTCACCTGCAGAGCAACACCGCACAGCAGTCGGATCAGGTGCAGGCGTTGAACGATCAGGCGCAGAGCCTCAAACTCAACGAACAGCGTCTGACCGAGCGCCTCGCGCAATTGCCCGGTGCCGATGAACTCGCCGAACGTCAGCGTCTGGTGACGCAATTGCAGGGGGATCAGCAGCGCCTCAATCAGCGTCTGGAAACCGTTCTCGGCGCCAGCCGCAAGGATTGGCGTCTGGCCGAGGCCGAGCATCTGCTGCGTCTGGCCAGCCTGCGTCTGTCGGCCTTGCAGGACATCAGCAGCGCCCAGGCGCTGGTGCAGGGTGCCGACGAAATTCTGCGTGAGCAGAACGATCCCGGCTCGTTCGCCGCCCGCGAGCAAGTGGCGAAAACCCTCGTCGCGCTGCGCAGCACCGAGCAGCCGGATCGCACCGGTCTGTTCCTGCGCATTGGTGCCTTGCGTGATCAGGTCATCGAACTGACCGAGCTGGCGCCTGAGTACAAGGATCGCGGCGAGTCGCTGCTGGGCCTGACCGCTGACGGCGATGGCGCCAGTCGCTGGGCGCAGTGGTGGGATCAGGTGTCGCGTTACATCCGCATCGATTTCAATGCCGACAAGAATGTGAAGCCACTGCTGGCCGGGCAGAGCCTGAGTCAGGTGCGTCTGGCCCTGAGTCTCGCGCTGGAGCAGGCGCAGTGGGCTGCGCTCAATGGCCAGGCGCCGGTCTACACCCAGGCACTGACCGAAGCGCGGGACGTGCTCAAGGGCAATTTCAATCCGGACAATCCGCAGAGCAAAATCATGCTTGAACAGGTTGCCGAGCTGAGCCAGCAACCGGTCACCGTCAAGACGCCGGACCTGACCGGCACGCTGAGTGCGGTGCAGGCTTATCTGGAGCGCCGTAACGTCAACGCTGAAGAGTCGGTCAAACCGTTCGCCAAACCTGCCGCCAATACCGCGCAGGAGACCACGCCATGA
- a CDS encoding uroporphyrinogen-III synthase: MTGWRLLLTRPADDCAALAAVLAGQGIFSSCLPLLDIAPLPVSDKIRQALAQLPGCSAVIVVSKPAARIALDLLDAHGLQSLSMPWFSVGAATAQILRDHGLDVHCPADGDDSEALLQLSRLREAVTEPSAQVLILRGEGGRELLAERLRALGASVEYLELYRRDLPAYPPQELPQRIAAERLNGLVVSSGQGFEHLRQMAGDAWPSIAQLPLFVPSPRVAELARAAGARTVVDCRGASAAALLTALREHPVPVL, encoded by the coding sequence GTGACTGGCTGGCGCCTGCTGCTGACGCGCCCTGCGGATGACTGTGCGGCGCTGGCCGCGGTGTTGGCCGGACAGGGGATTTTCAGCAGTTGCCTGCCGCTTCTGGACATCGCGCCGCTGCCGGTCTCTGACAAGATACGTCAGGCGCTGGCGCAGCTGCCGGGTTGCAGCGCGGTCATCGTGGTCAGCAAACCGGCGGCGCGGATTGCGCTTGATCTGCTGGACGCTCATGGGCTTCAGTCGCTGTCGATGCCGTGGTTCAGCGTCGGTGCGGCGACCGCGCAGATTCTTCGCGATCACGGTCTCGATGTGCACTGTCCCGCCGACGGCGATGACAGTGAAGCCCTGCTGCAATTGTCGCGTCTGCGCGAGGCGGTCACCGAGCCCAGCGCGCAGGTGCTGATCCTGCGTGGCGAGGGTGGCCGCGAGCTGCTCGCCGAGCGCCTGCGCGCGCTTGGTGCTAGTGTCGAGTATCTGGAGTTGTATCGGCGTGACCTGCCGGCCTACCCGCCGCAAGAGCTGCCGCAGCGGATTGCAGCGGAACGCTTGAACGGGCTGGTGGTCAGCAGTGGACAGGGTTTCGAGCACTTGCGCCAGATGGCCGGCGATGCCTGGCCTTCAATTGCGCAGTTGCCGTTGTTTGTGCCAAGCCCAAGGGTCGCCGAGCTGGCACGTGCCGCCGGGGCCCGAACAGTTGTGGATTGCCGCGGCGCGAGTGCCGCGGCTTTGCTGACGGCGTTACGGGAGCATCCCGTGCCCGTTCTCTAA
- the hemC gene encoding hydroxymethylbilane synthase, with amino-acid sequence MSSREIRIATRKSALALWQAEYVKARLEAAHPGLLVTLVPMVSRGDKLLDSPLSKIGGKGLFVKELETALLENEADIAVHSMKDVPMDFPEGLGLFCICEREDPRDAFVSNTYASLDALPAGAIVGTSSLRRQAQLLTRRPDLEIRFLRGNVNTRLAKLDAGEYDAIILAAAGLIRLGFEDRITSAISVDDSLPAGGQGAVGIECRSADTQIHALLAPLHHADTASRVTAERALNKHLNGGCQVPIACYAVLEGEQLWLRGLVGEPSGGKLLSAEARAPRANAEALGVQVAEALLSQGADDILKAVYGEAGHE; translated from the coding sequence ATGTCCTCTCGCGAAATCCGCATCGCCACCCGTAAAAGTGCGCTGGCCCTCTGGCAGGCCGAATACGTCAAAGCCCGTCTGGAAGCGGCCCATCCGGGTCTGCTGGTGACGCTGGTGCCCATGGTCAGTCGCGGCGACAAGCTGCTCGACTCGCCGCTGTCGAAAATCGGCGGCAAGGGCCTGTTCGTCAAGGAGCTGGAAACCGCGCTGCTGGAAAACGAAGCCGACATCGCCGTGCATTCGATGAAAGACGTGCCGATGGACTTCCCCGAAGGCCTTGGCCTGTTCTGTATCTGCGAACGCGAAGACCCGCGCGATGCTTTCGTTTCCAATACCTACGCCAGCCTCGATGCGCTGCCTGCCGGCGCCATCGTCGGCACCTCCAGCCTGCGGCGACAGGCGCAGTTGCTGACCCGTCGTCCTGATCTGGAAATCCGCTTCCTGCGCGGTAACGTCAACACTCGTCTGGCCAAGCTCGACGCCGGCGAGTACGACGCGATCATCCTCGCGGCGGCCGGCCTGATCCGTCTCGGTTTTGAAGACCGTATCACCTCGGCCATCAGCGTCGATGACAGCCTGCCGGCCGGTGGTCAGGGCGCCGTCGGCATCGAGTGCCGCAGCGCCGACACGCAAATCCACGCCTTGCTCGCACCGTTGCATCACGCCGACACCGCTTCGCGCGTGACCGCTGAACGTGCCCTCAACAAACACCTGAATGGCGGCTGCCAGGTGCCGATTGCCTGCTACGCCGTGCTTGAAGGTGAGCAGTTGTGGTTGCGTGGTCTGGTGGGCGAACCGAGCGGTGGCAAGCTGCTCAGCGCCGAAGCGCGTGCGCCGCGTGCCAATGCCGAAGCGTTGGGCGTGCAGGTCGCTGAAGCGTTGCTCAGTCAGGGTGCCGACGACATTCTCAAAGCGGTGTATGGCGAGGCAGGTCACGAGTGA
- a CDS encoding LytR/AlgR family response regulator transcription factor, with the protein MNVLIVDDEPLARERLSRMVSELEGYTVLEPSATNGEEALALIDSHKPDIVLLDIRMPGLDGLQVAARLCERETPPAVVFCTGPDEFAVEALQASAVGYVVKPVRTEHLHDALKRAERPNRAQLSALTRPAAESGNGPRSHISARTRKGIELIPLDQVVYFIADHKYVTLRHESGEVLLDEPLKALEDEFGERFVRIHRNALVARDRIERLQRTPLGHFQLFLKGLNGDALIVSRRHVAGVRKMMQGL; encoded by the coding sequence ATGAATGTCCTGATCGTTGATGACGAACCACTGGCTCGCGAGCGCCTAAGCCGAATGGTAAGCGAGCTCGAGGGTTATACAGTCCTGGAGCCCAGCGCCACGAATGGCGAAGAGGCGTTAGCGCTGATCGACAGCCACAAGCCGGATATCGTGTTGCTCGATATCCGCATGCCGGGCCTCGATGGCCTGCAGGTCGCTGCCCGTCTGTGCGAACGCGAAACGCCACCGGCCGTGGTGTTTTGCACCGGCCCCGATGAATTTGCCGTGGAAGCCCTGCAGGCCAGCGCCGTGGGCTATGTGGTGAAACCCGTGCGAACCGAACATCTGCATGACGCCCTGAAACGGGCTGAACGTCCCAACCGGGCGCAACTCTCGGCCCTGACCCGTCCCGCCGCCGAAAGCGGTAATGGCCCGCGCAGTCACATCAGCGCCCGCACCCGCAAAGGCATCGAGCTGATCCCGCTGGATCAGGTGGTCTATTTCATTGCCGATCACAAATACGTGACCCTGCGCCATGAAAGCGGCGAGGTGCTGCTGGATGAGCCGCTGAAAGCCCTCGAAGACGAATTCGGCGAGCGTTTCGTGCGTATCCACCGCAACGCGTTGGTCGCCCGTGACCGCATCGAACGTCTGCAACGCACGCCGCTGGGGCATTTCCAGCTGTTCCTCAAAGGCCTTAATGGTGATGCGCTGATCGTCAGCCGTCGGCATGTGGCCGGTGTGCGCAAGATGATGCAGGGCCTCTGA
- the argH gene encoding argininosuccinate lyase, translated as MSTDKTNQSWGGRFSEPVDAFVARFTASVTFDQRLYRHDIMGSIAHATMLAKVGVLTDAERDSIIDGLKTIQGEIEAGQFDWRVDLEDVHMNIEARLTDRIGITGKKLHTGRSRNDQVATDIRLWLRDEIDLILAEITRLQKGLLEQAEREAASIMPGFTHLQTAQPVTFGHHMLAWFEMLSRDYERLVDCRKRTNRMPLGSAALAGTTYPIDREYTAQLLGFDAVGGNSLDNVSDRDFAIEFCSAASIAMMHLSRFSEELVLWTSAQFQFIDLPDRFCTGSSIMPQKKNPDVPELVRGKTGRVFGALMGLLTLMKGQPLAYNKDNQEDKEPLFDAADTLRDSLRAFADMIPAIKPKHAIMREAALRGFSTATDLADYLVRRGLPFRDCHEIVGHAVKYGVDTGKDLAEMSLEELRQFSDQIEQDVFAVLTLEGSVNARDHIGGTAPAQVKAAVVRGQAVIASR; from the coding sequence ATGAGCACTGACAAGACCAATCAGTCCTGGGGCGGCCGCTTCAGTGAACCCGTCGACGCCTTCGTCGCCCGCTTCACCGCCTCCGTCACCTTCGACCAGCGCCTGTATCGCCACGACATCATGGGCTCGATCGCCCACGCCACCATGCTGGCCAAGGTCGGCGTGCTGACCGATGCCGAGCGCGACAGCATCATCGACGGCCTGAAGACCATTCAGGGCGAAATCGAAGCCGGCCAGTTCGACTGGCGCGTCGACCTTGAAGACGTGCACATGAACATCGAAGCACGCCTGACCGATCGCATCGGCATCACCGGCAAGAAACTGCACACCGGGCGCAGCCGCAACGACCAGGTCGCCACCGACATCCGTCTGTGGCTGCGCGACGAGATCGACCTGATCCTGGCCGAGATCACCCGCCTGCAAAAAGGTCTGCTGGAGCAGGCCGAGCGTGAAGCGGCGAGCATCATGCCCGGCTTCACTCACCTGCAAACTGCTCAGCCAGTGACCTTCGGGCATCACATGCTGGCCTGGTTCGAAATGCTCAGCCGCGACTACGAGCGTCTGGTCGACTGCCGCAAGCGCACCAACCGCATGCCACTGGGCAGCGCCGCGCTGGCCGGCACCACCTACCCGATCGATCGCGAATACACCGCGCAACTGCTGGGCTTCGACGCCGTCGGCGGCAACTCGCTGGACAACGTTTCCGATCGCGACTTCGCCATCGAATTCTGCTCGGCCGCCAGCATCGCGATGATGCACCTGTCGCGTTTCTCCGAAGAGCTGGTGCTGTGGACCAGCGCGCAGTTCCAGTTCATCGATCTGCCGGACCGCTTCTGCACCGGCAGCTCGATCATGCCGCAAAAGAAAAACCCGGACGTGCCGGAACTGGTTCGCGGCAAGACCGGCCGCGTGTTCGGCGCCCTGATGGGCCTGCTGACCCTGATGAAAGGCCAGCCACTGGCCTACAACAAGGACAACCAGGAAGACAAAGAGCCGCTGTTCGACGCCGCCGACACCCTGCGCGATTCGCTGCGGGCGTTTGCCGACATGATCCCGGCGATCAAACCGAAACACGCGATCATGCGCGAAGCGGCCCTGCGTGGTTTCTCCACCGCGACCGACCTGGCGGACTACCTGGTGCGCCGTGGCCTGCCGTTCCGTGACTGCCACGAAATCGTCGGTCACGCGGTGAAGTACGGCGTCGACACCGGCAAGGATCTGGCCGAGATGAGCCTGGAAGAACTGCGACAGTTCAGCGACCAGATCGAGCAGGACGTGTTCGCCGTGCTGACCCTGGAAGGCTCGGTGAATGCCCGTGACCATATCGGCGGGACGGCGCCGGCGCAGGTCAAGGCAGCGGTGGTTCGCGGTCAGGCCGTCATCGCCAGCCGCTAA
- a CDS encoding glutathione S-transferase family protein, whose translation MFKLYGFAVSNYYNMVKLALLEKGLAFEEVTFYPTPTPQSLAISPRGKVPVLGVDAGFINETAIILEYLEQTQKGTPLLPSDPFERAQVLAIAKEIELYIELPGRACYGEAFFGSPVPEAIKEKTKAELLLGFAALGRHGKFAPYVAGDSLSIADLYFLYSVPLACAVGQKLFGIDLLAEMPKAKALLERLEQNPHVQKIAADKEAAMPAFLAMIAAKK comes from the coding sequence ATGTTCAAGCTCTACGGATTCGCTGTCAGCAACTACTACAACATGGTCAAGCTGGCGCTGCTGGAAAAGGGCCTGGCGTTCGAAGAGGTGACGTTCTACCCGACGCCGACCCCGCAATCGCTGGCGATCAGCCCGCGCGGCAAAGTACCGGTACTCGGCGTCGATGCCGGATTTATTAACGAAACCGCGATCATCCTTGAATACCTCGAGCAGACCCAGAAGGGCACGCCGCTGCTGCCGAGCGATCCATTCGAGCGGGCGCAGGTGCTGGCGATCGCCAAGGAAATCGAGTTGTACATCGAACTGCCGGGCCGCGCCTGTTATGGCGAAGCGTTCTTCGGCTCGCCGGTGCCGGAGGCGATCAAGGAGAAAACCAAAGCCGAGCTGCTGCTGGGTTTCGCGGCACTGGGCCGCCACGGCAAATTCGCCCCGTACGTGGCGGGCGACAGTTTGAGCATCGCGGATTTGTATTTCCTGTACAGCGTGCCGCTGGCGTGTGCGGTCGGGCAGAAACTGTTCGGGATCGATTTGCTGGCAGAGATGCCGAAAGCCAAGGCGCTGCTGGAGCGGCTTGAGCAGAATCCGCACGTGCAGAAGATTGCAGCGGACAAAGAGGCGGCGATGCCGGCGTTTTTGGCGATGATCGCTGCCAAGAAGTAA
- a CDS encoding TIGR02647 family protein codes for MSLTPELVAELEVLALFPLDSSQEGLKIHQTAAPKHIAAAKRLFEKDLTDQPDGGYLTSLGRDAAQNVQTVLTILREQETA; via the coding sequence ATGTCGCTTACCCCTGAGCTGGTTGCCGAACTGGAAGTCCTCGCACTCTTTCCCCTGGACAGTTCCCAGGAAGGTTTGAAAATTCATCAGACCGCTGCCCCGAAACATATCGCCGCCGCCAAACGCCTCTTCGAGAAAGACCTCACCGACCAGCCCGATGGCGGGTATCTGACCAGCCTGGGTCGTGATGCCGCGCAAAATGTGCAAACCGTGCTGACCATTCTGAGAGAACAGGAAACCGCCTGA
- a CDS encoding class I adenylate cyclase, with translation MTRTHEIRPDLDEGIDRKVLSQLRARFLKLNEGRLGRALEGLSSRQQGVLTLLPLFFHVNHPLLPGYVSGSTPAGLSNYEPDASALTEAQRLTRSFSYKPRHGSNPPRPIHGLFLMGSLGTLAQADQSDMDVWVCHAPDLSENELAELRKKCQLLEAWAATQGAEAHFFLIDPVRFVKGERDTQLSSENCGSTQHYLLLDEFYRTAIWLAGRTPIWWLVPVYEESAYDLYTHTLLSKRFIRADETLDLGHLATIPPGEFIGAGLWQLFKGIESPYKSVLKLLLTEVYASEHPQVQCLSLRYKQAVFANQLDLDELDPYMVVYRRIEEYLSARNEPERLELVRRALYLKVNRKLTGNSRTQSWQRSLLERLAHEWHWDQRQLALLDSRSQWKVRQVSAERRALVNELNYSYRFLTQFARSEQTVSLINKRDLNVLGRRLYAAFERKADKVEFINPGIAPDLAEDTLTLVQSPNKKEPGQTQWGLYNGSLNALEWEHFAPIKRSRELLELLTWCHRNGVIDSSTRLALHPGTSDMSEFELFNLLGSLQQCIALPLPTVAEERLLRAAVPSEVLMLVNVGVDPLKHHRDLNILMTTERTDSLSYAGVRENLVLTLDQVTLNSWNEVLVNRFDGPHALLDCLRDYLNNLPRGPQQPSLKVRCFCHNRAQFIARRVEEVIDTAQTLLLSELNHRYLIQVQQHYHVLELVPGQVNHAALATLPALLDYLGEEQPRYSPLHLDPMALEDHDLALILPMGQPESIQVFYRISEQQAELYVLDEFNALWQQHLPYHDEQSLLVPLQRFLQSIQYRREALLPMDGSPAVGLDTLYYQLLPSGPGRARRVEPRPAPQTPVNKPFYDVQAIVGKAAPGEVQVTLYCNQREFSELEYGDQLFHVVAREIVEQRRETERYRCYITDLDLSGLLGDGQSSSNLYLRYKADLERALNEALEQV, from the coding sequence ATGACGCGCACCCATGAAATCCGCCCCGACCTGGACGAAGGCATCGACCGCAAGGTGCTCAGCCAGCTGCGCGCGCGTTTTCTCAAACTCAATGAAGGCCGGCTCGGCCGGGCACTTGAAGGCCTGTCGAGCCGCCAGCAAGGCGTGCTGACCCTGCTGCCGCTGTTCTTCCACGTCAATCACCCGCTGTTGCCGGGCTATGTTTCCGGCAGCACCCCCGCCGGGCTGTCCAACTATGAACCGGACGCCAGCGCCCTCACCGAAGCGCAGCGCCTGACCCGCTCGTTCTCCTACAAGCCGCGCCATGGCAGCAACCCGCCTCGGCCGATTCACGGACTGTTTCTGATGGGCAGCCTCGGCACCCTGGCCCAGGCCGATCAGAGCGACATGGACGTGTGGGTTTGCCACGCACCGGACCTGAGCGAAAACGAACTCGCCGAGCTGCGCAAAAAATGCCAGCTCCTCGAAGCCTGGGCCGCGACCCAAGGCGCCGAGGCGCACTTCTTTCTGATCGACCCGGTGCGTTTCGTCAAAGGCGAACGCGACACCCAGCTCAGCTCCGAAAACTGCGGCAGCACGCAGCACTATTTGTTGCTGGACGAGTTTTATCGCACCGCGATCTGGCTGGCCGGGCGCACACCGATCTGGTGGCTGGTGCCGGTCTACGAAGAAAGCGCTTACGACCTGTACACCCACACTCTGCTGTCCAAGCGTTTCATTCGCGCCGACGAGACGCTTGATCTCGGGCATCTGGCGACAATTCCGCCGGGCGAGTTCATCGGTGCCGGCCTGTGGCAGTTGTTCAAGGGCATCGAATCGCCCTACAAGTCGGTGCTCAAGCTGTTGCTGACCGAGGTCTACGCCAGCGAACACCCGCAAGTGCAGTGCCTGAGCCTGCGCTACAAGCAGGCCGTGTTCGCCAATCAGCTGGATCTGGATGAGCTGGATCCGTACATGGTGGTGTACCGACGCATCGAGGAATACCTCAGCGCCCGCAACGAGCCGGAGCGTCTGGAGCTGGTGCGGCGCGCGCTGTACCTCAAGGTCAACCGCAAGCTCACCGGCAACAGCCGCACCCAGAGCTGGCAGCGCTCGTTGCTGGAACGCCTGGCGCACGAATGGCATTGGGATCAGCGCCAGCTGGCCTTGCTCGACAGCCGCAGCCAGTGGAAAGTCCGCCAGGTCAGCGCCGAACGCCGCGCGCTGGTCAATGAGCTGAATTACAGCTACCGCTTCCTGACCCAGTTCGCCCGCAGCGAACAGACCGTCAGCCTGATCAACAAGCGCGACCTGAACGTGCTCGGTCGTCGCCTGTACGCCGCGTTCGAGCGCAAGGCCGACAAGGTCGAATTCATCAATCCCGGCATCGCCCCGGATCTGGCCGAAGACACCCTGACGCTGGTGCAATCGCCGAATAAAAAAGAGCCTGGGCAAACCCAGTGGGGCTTGTACAACGGCAGCCTGAATGCCCTGGAATGGGAGCACTTCGCGCCGATCAAGCGCAGCCGCGAACTGCTCGAACTGCTGACCTGGTGCCATCGCAACGGTGTGATCGATAGCAGCACCCGACTGGCGCTGCACCCCGGTACCAGCGACATGAGCGAGTTCGAGTTGTTCAACCTGCTCGGCAGCCTGCAGCAGTGCATCGCCCTGCCCCTGCCGACCGTTGCCGAAGAACGACTGCTGCGCGCTGCGGTGCCGAGCGAAGTGCTGATGCTGGTCAACGTCGGTGTCGATCCGCTCAAGCACCACCGCGACCTGAACATCCTGATGACCACCGAGCGTACTGACTCGCTGAGTTACGCCGGGGTGCGCGAAAACCTTGTGCTGACCCTCGATCAGGTCACGCTCAACAGCTGGAATGAAGTGCTGGTCAACCGTTTCGACGGCCCCCACGCGCTGCTCGATTGCCTGCGCGACTATCTCAACAATCTGCCGCGCGGCCCGCAGCAGCCGTCATTGAAAGTGCGCTGCTTCTGCCACAACCGCGCGCAGTTCATTGCCCGGCGCGTCGAAGAAGTCATCGACACCGCGCAGACCCTGCTGCTCAGCGAGCTCAATCACCGCTACCTGATTCAGGTGCAACAGCACTATCACGTGCTGGAGCTGGTGCCGGGCCAGGTCAATCACGCAGCCCTCGCGACATTGCCGGCGCTGCTCGATTATCTGGGCGAAGAACAGCCGCGCTACAGCCCGCTGCACCTGGACCCGATGGCGCTGGAGGATCACGACCTCGCGTTGATCCTGCCGATGGGTCAGCCGGAATCGATTCAGGTGTTCTACCGGATCAGCGAACAACAGGCCGAGCTGTACGTGCTGGATGAGTTCAACGCGCTGTGGCAACAGCATCTGCCGTATCACGATGAACAGAGCCTGCTGGTACCGCTGCAGCGCTTCCTGCAATCGATCCAGTACCGACGCGAAGCGCTGTTGCCGATGGATGGCAGCCCGGCGGTCGGCCTCGACACCTTGTATTACCAGCTATTGCCTTCCGGCCCCGGGCGGGCGCGCCGGGTCGAACCACGACCGGCGCCGCAGACACCGGTCAACAAACCGTTCTACGACGTGCAGGCGATCGTCGGCAAAGCCGCACCGGGAGAGGTGCAGGTCACCTTATATTGCAATCAACGGGAATTCAGCGAGCTGGAATATGGCGACCAGCTGTTCCATGTGGTCGCCCGGGAGATCGTCGAGCAGCGCCGCGAGACCGAGCGCTATCGCTGCTACATCACCGACCTGGACCTCTCGGGCCTGCTCGGTGATGGTCAGAGTTCAAGCAATTTGTATCTGCGCTACAAGGCCGACCTGGAGCGCGCCCTGAACGAGGCGCTCGAACAGGTCTGA
- the rnk gene encoding nucleoside diphosphate kinase regulator yields MTAPSITLTRLDVQRLERLIDNLNEKDQAAPGVIALQTELDRADTLVGHDEVPADVVTMNSRVHCREEGSGKDYHLTLVYPKDANADEGKISILAPVGSALLGLKVGQHIDWPAPGGKTLKLTLLEVESQPANGGEFRE; encoded by the coding sequence ATGACCGCACCTTCCATCACTCTTACCCGTCTGGACGTGCAACGTCTGGAGCGCTTGATCGACAACCTGAATGAGAAAGACCAGGCTGCGCCGGGCGTGATCGCGCTGCAAACCGAACTGGACCGCGCCGATACGCTGGTCGGCCACGATGAAGTGCCCGCCGATGTCGTGACGATGAATTCCCGCGTGCACTGCCGCGAAGAAGGCAGCGGCAAGGACTATCACCTGACGCTGGTCTACCCCAAGGATGCCAACGCCGACGAAGGCAAGATCTCGATCCTCGCGCCGGTCGGCAGCGCGCTGCTGGGCCTGAAGGTCGGTCAGCACATCGACTGGCCGGCTCCGGGTGGCAAGACCCTGAAACTGACGTTGCTGGAAGTTGAATCGCAGCCTGCCAACGGCGGTGAATTCCGCGAGTGA
- a CDS encoding DUF1289 domain-containing protein, translated as MTDSAPVRPPKPLYSNISPAVPSPCSGVCRLDEQKVCLGCFRHVEDIREWRSADDQRRRIICQQAAARKALT; from the coding sequence GTGACTGATAGCGCACCTGTTCGTCCGCCAAAGCCGCTTTACAGCAACATCAGCCCGGCCGTGCCTTCGCCGTGCAGCGGCGTATGCCGGCTGGATGAACAGAAGGTTTGTCTCGGCTGCTTCCGCCATGTCGAGGATATTCGCGAATGGCGCTCGGCAGACGATCAGCGCCGTCGGATCATCTGCCAGCAGGCTGCCGCACGAAAAGCCCTGACTTGA